A section of the Flavobacterium sp. CG_23.5 genome encodes:
- a CDS encoding acetate/propionate family kinase — MKIVIINSGSSSIKYQLIDMPANHVICSGMIDRIGLETSNLTYVTDNVKLEEILPIPSHKIGLEKIAQLLMDETVGVIKSTSEIEAVGHRVVHGGSTFSNTIIIDKEVKDKIKKLFDLAPLHNPANLEGINVAEEIFENAQQVAVFDTAFHQTIPVVAHKYAIPNQLLTENKIRVYGFHGTSHKYVSENAIHYLRENSINSASKIITIHLGNGCSMTAIKDGKSIDHTLGFGPMNGLIMGTRSGDVDQSVIFYMVNSLGYSLDDVNTMLQKQSGMLGMTGYSDLRDIEANAENGDVDCQLALDMNAYRIKKYIGSYTAVLNGLDAIIFTAGIGENSSYIRKLVCTDMDYFGIELDDAKNEIRSKEIREINTLDSKTKILVIPTNEEIEIANQVYELLVN, encoded by the coding sequence TCTAACTTATGTAACAGATAATGTAAAATTAGAAGAGATTTTACCTATTCCTAGTCATAAAATTGGTTTAGAAAAAATCGCCCAATTGTTAATGGATGAAACCGTGGGCGTGATTAAAAGCACATCGGAGATTGAGGCTGTTGGTCATCGAGTGGTACATGGCGGAAGCACTTTTTCGAATACCATTATCATTGATAAGGAAGTGAAAGATAAAATCAAAAAACTTTTTGACTTGGCACCATTGCATAATCCTGCTAACTTAGAAGGTATAAATGTAGCCGAAGAAATCTTTGAAAATGCTCAACAAGTAGCAGTTTTTGACACGGCATTTCATCAAACAATTCCAGTAGTGGCGCATAAATATGCGATACCAAATCAACTTTTGACAGAAAATAAAATTCGAGTATACGGTTTTCACGGAACAAGTCATAAGTACGTTTCAGAAAATGCGATTCATTATTTAAGGGAAAACTCAATTAATTCGGCGTCAAAAATTATAACAATACATCTTGGAAACGGATGTAGCATGACCGCTATAAAAGACGGAAAAAGCATCGATCATACTTTAGGTTTTGGTCCTATGAACGGTTTGATTATGGGAACAAGAAGCGGTGATGTCGATCAATCGGTGATATTTTATATGGTAAATTCTTTGGGCTATTCGCTGGATGATGTCAATACAATGTTGCAAAAACAAAGCGGAATGCTAGGGATGACCGGTTACAGTGATTTGAGAGATATAGAAGCTAATGCAGAGAATGGAGACGTGGATTGCCAATTAGCATTAGATATGAATGCCTATCGAATAAAAAAATATATTGGTTCTTACACGGCTGTTTTGAATGGCTTGGATGCAATTATTTTTACAGCGGGAATTGGAGAGAATTCATCTTATATCAGAAAACTAGTTTGTACTGATATGGATTATTTCGGAATTGAATTAGACGATGCAAAAAATGAAATTCGTTCGAAAGAAATAAGAGAAATCAATACTCTAGATTCGAAAACAAAAATATTGGTGATACCTACCAATGAAGAAATTGAAATTGCCAATCAGGTTTATGAGTTACTTGTAAACTAA
- a CDS encoding LuxR C-terminal-related transcriptional regulator — translation MKERIIKIILLYFISSQLYSQELLPFVENYNKSNYQGDNQIWNVAQGNDNAMYFANNHYLLRYDGVKWEKNMLPNKTIIRSIMVDGDKIYSGSYKEFGYWFRKEGKMYYVSISDKTKVFDDSDNEEIWKIFKFKGKIYFQSFNGIYLYDAKVLRKIKFPFLVSYCFVVENQLLVAAVEKGIYKMNDSKFEKIQGWTILENNVIHHIEKYHNKTYIFTKKNGVYIEENGILRVWDNPLNAVLKAANINLAKFIKDNKLIIGTANKGVYVFDFATNSSTSINRNNVLMNNSILSIGLDSENDLWLGLDNGIAHVEVNSPISIFYDNSGILGSVYSVASTPKGYLMASNHGVFKYEYKQLSLIPNTQGQAWNISKIDNKYVIGHNEGTFIYENGIFSKLNDINGGWNFVKSNINNTYLQATYSGVIIYNNANDLGQNKLVNGLLKPIKYVAQNRKNEIWAADNYRGLYRIKYSDSDEGTQVENTTQRHKITNDFGVKIFEFRDEILFLINNSWYTYSSITNQLKLNELFNSNFRNVSEIIAIDENHFMVLKEGLLYHIDAKGNRFVWNVVQEKYYKGKIINDNLKIFKDKENYLLNLDDGFISLRLKFENKQNTTVKIEAFNNDNLLEDKSKIDYNSELKINVISGIFGATKPNLFYKIDTANDFIAIKEGLIVLNNISNGSHIITIYNHDGLSYSKISTFEFTVAKPWYFSFWMILLYFAIIGAVLFLYYKWNKMQYTQKIELREEELKHQKKILEMELKAENELNVQEYEKHILELELQSKSSEVAGKSLSIAKQSEMIENIQGILDTETDFNKLKSEIKKAIKINAVNKHEWETFESNLNQIHNEFIINLSKKYPVLTSKDIKLCIYLKMNLSSKEIAPMMNISFRGVELHRYRLRKKLNLTQDENLSKFLLSL, via the coding sequence TTGAAAGAAAGAATAATAAAAATAATACTTCTCTATTTTATATCCTCGCAGTTGTATTCGCAGGAGTTATTGCCATTTGTTGAGAATTACAATAAATCAAATTATCAGGGAGATAACCAAATTTGGAATGTAGCGCAAGGAAACGATAACGCTATGTATTTTGCCAATAACCATTATTTATTGCGTTATGATGGCGTAAAATGGGAAAAAAACATGTTGCCTAATAAGACCATTATACGTTCTATAATGGTCGACGGAGATAAAATTTATTCGGGATCCTATAAGGAATTTGGGTATTGGTTTAGAAAAGAGGGCAAGATGTATTACGTTTCCATTTCTGATAAAACGAAAGTTTTTGATGATAGTGATAATGAAGAGATTTGGAAGATATTTAAATTCAAAGGCAAAATTTACTTTCAGTCTTTTAACGGGATTTATCTTTATGATGCGAAAGTACTTAGGAAAATTAAGTTCCCTTTTCTGGTTTCCTATTGCTTTGTGGTAGAGAATCAATTGCTTGTTGCCGCGGTAGAAAAAGGAATTTATAAGATGAATGATTCTAAGTTTGAAAAAATACAAGGATGGACCATCTTAGAGAATAACGTAATTCACCATATTGAAAAATACCACAACAAAACCTATATTTTCACTAAAAAAAACGGAGTTTATATTGAAGAGAACGGTATTCTTAGGGTTTGGGATAACCCCTTAAATGCAGTTTTGAAAGCGGCAAATATCAACTTAGCCAAGTTTATTAAGGACAATAAATTAATCATAGGAACTGCTAATAAAGGCGTTTATGTTTTTGATTTCGCTACTAATTCATCTACAAGTATCAATCGAAATAACGTATTGATGAATAACTCCATTTTAAGTATTGGCCTGGATTCTGAAAATGATTTATGGCTGGGCTTGGACAACGGAATTGCGCATGTTGAGGTTAATTCACCAATCTCTATTTTTTATGATAATTCAGGTATTTTAGGTTCAGTTTATTCGGTGGCAAGTACGCCAAAGGGATATTTGATGGCTTCCAATCATGGCGTTTTTAAGTATGAATATAAGCAACTCTCTTTAATTCCAAATACCCAAGGGCAAGCTTGGAATATCAGTAAAATAGATAATAAATACGTTATTGGTCACAATGAAGGGACTTTCATTTATGAAAATGGTATTTTTTCTAAGTTAAATGATATAAATGGAGGTTGGAATTTTGTAAAAAGTAACATCAATAATACCTATCTGCAGGCTACATATAGTGGTGTTATCATTTACAATAATGCCAATGATTTAGGTCAAAACAAGCTAGTAAATGGACTTTTAAAACCTATTAAATATGTTGCTCAAAACAGAAAAAATGAAATTTGGGCGGCTGATAACTATCGAGGGTTGTATCGCATAAAATATAGTGATAGCGACGAAGGTACTCAGGTAGAAAACACTACTCAACGCCATAAAATAACGAATGACTTTGGGGTGAAAATATTTGAGTTCAGAGATGAAATTTTGTTTTTGATTAACAATTCTTGGTACACTTATAGTTCTATCACTAATCAATTAAAATTAAATGAATTGTTTAATTCGAATTTCAGAAACGTTTCTGAAATCATTGCGATTGATGAAAATCATTTTATGGTTTTAAAGGAAGGACTTTTATATCATATTGATGCCAAGGGAAATAGATTTGTTTGGAATGTTGTTCAGGAGAAATATTACAAAGGAAAAATTATTAACGACAATTTGAAAATTTTCAAAGATAAAGAAAATTATTTATTGAATTTGGATGATGGATTCATTTCCCTTCGATTAAAATTTGAGAATAAACAGAACACAACTGTAAAAATTGAAGCTTTCAATAATGATAATCTGTTAGAAGATAAATCAAAGATTGATTATAATTCAGAGCTAAAAATAAATGTGATTTCGGGAATATTTGGAGCAACAAAACCGAACTTGTTTTATAAAATTGATACTGCAAATGATTTCATTGCCATAAAAGAAGGGTTAATTGTTTTGAACAATATAAGTAATGGTTCACATATCATTACAATTTATAATCATGATGGTTTAAGTTATAGTAAAATTTCCACTTTTGAATTCACAGTTGCAAAACCTTGGTATTTTTCTTTTTGGATGATTCTGTTGTATTTCGCAATAATTGGTGCTGTTTTATTTCTTTATTATAAATGGAATAAAATGCAATACACTCAAAAGATTGAATTGAGAGAAGAAGAACTAAAACATCAAAAGAAAATTCTAGAGATGGAATTAAAAGCCGAAAATGAATTGAATGTTCAGGAGTATGAAAAGCACATCCTTGAATTGGAATTGCAATCTAAATCTTCAGAAGTTGCCGGTAAATCACTTTCTATTGCAAAGCAAAGTGAAATGATAGAAAATATTCAAGGAATTTTGGATACAGAAACCGACTTTAATAAATTGAAAAGTGAAATAAAAAAGGCCATAAAAATTAACGCTGTAAATAAGCATGAATGGGAAACCTTTGAATCCAACCTGAATCAAATTCACAATGAATTTATAATTAATCTTTCGAAAAAATATCCAGTCCTAACTTCAAAGGATATAAAGCTTTGTATTTATTTAAAAATGAATTTATCTTCTAAAGAAATTGCTCCAATGATGAATATTTCTTTTAGAGGAGTGGAGCTACATCGTTATCGATTAAGAAAGAAATTGAATCTTACTCAGGATGAAAATCTTTCTAAATTTTTATTAAGTTTATAA
- a CDS encoding SusC/RagA family TonB-linked outer membrane protein, with the protein MRNFIFSFLALILLPAYMSGQVIKGKVLDKNGIGIPGAMIFATDSKTSADTDFDGNFNINAKVGEMLKISMLGFDALSMPATSSPMSIQMKESKDTELKEVVVIGYGTRKKSDNTGSISQLSASDITKSKVLNATQAIQGKAAGVQVIGTDTPGSSPSLIIRGIGTFGADRTPLYVVDGIPTKNIININSNDIASFDVLKDASSLAIYGNQAANGVVIITTKKGKGDKTTVEYDGFYGVRTPLKTVKMAGSNHFAYYSDVAEQNTRFSTNQKYNTNWFDEISRLGTYSSNNLSLSGASEKINYLFSLNYYDEKGILNGLDYNRFTFRNNNDYKLTDKLKITQTLSASISKSSPKPLSAFTSAYKQSPLVPVKYPNGRWGMPIIGADGQASTSGALFNNVGNPVAQLEYFTEEQKNLLLQGSLGLEYKIFDELKFTSRVGLEYNTWKKFAYTPSRNLWLAADPTRNVANYSASDPINELVTARSDYFNWNFDNFLTYNKKFADIHDVELTVGMSAQEFGSKEELDVKGRNVPENSNYWSLNQSSALSNNVVTNHRIGNRKNLIGYFARFQYTLMEKYLFTGTIRRDGSSQFSSDNKWGNFPSFGLGWVVSKEDFLKDSNAINFLKLRGGWGRLGNQNVPINQQTFSSGSGYAYDFGGSLYSGTTIGSFIDPTLGWEITEEASAGLDFKTIDNKLSGSLDWYNKKTTNVILNVTPPLTVGTGATPAHAGEITNKGYEVALRWDDNINDNLKYWVGGNYSNNKNLVSNVYNPLAIKQTGGGIGNGQYTKQLAEGQPIGSFYLFEVAGYDANGNFTYYDKDGIVTSTPAETDRKFFGSSLPTYYYGANFGLEYKNIDFSVDTYGVGGNKVYNGKKAQRFGNENIEAGIATDFWTSTNINAANPAPFNSVPISSNYYLESGAFFRVNNITLGYTIPKLSNSVSSLRLYASAINPFISQKFTGYSPELNNDGDPMGMQGIELDAYPTLSSFIIGANIKF; encoded by the coding sequence ATGAGAAATTTTATTTTTAGCTTTTTAGCGCTCATCCTGCTTCCAGCCTATATGTCTGGTCAAGTAATCAAGGGAAAAGTATTAGATAAAAACGGAATTGGAATTCCTGGAGCAATGATATTTGCCACTGATTCTAAAACATCGGCTGATACTGATTTTGATGGAAATTTTAATATCAATGCCAAAGTAGGTGAGATGTTAAAAATTAGTATGTTAGGTTTTGATGCATTATCAATGCCTGCAACTTCTAGTCCTATGTCTATACAGATGAAGGAATCTAAGGATACTGAATTGAAAGAGGTAGTTGTAATTGGGTATGGAACCAGAAAAAAATCTGATAACACAGGATCAATTTCACAACTTTCAGCAAGCGATATAACTAAATCTAAAGTTTTGAATGCCACACAGGCGATTCAAGGTAAAGCGGCAGGTGTTCAAGTTATAGGAACTGATACACCAGGTAGTTCTCCTTCACTTATTATTAGAGGGATTGGTACTTTTGGTGCTGATAGAACACCTTTATATGTTGTAGATGGGATTCCTACAAAAAATATCATTAACATAAATTCTAATGATATCGCATCATTTGATGTATTAAAAGATGCTTCTTCATTAGCAATTTACGGTAATCAAGCGGCGAATGGAGTTGTAATTATTACAACTAAAAAAGGAAAAGGTGATAAAACTACTGTGGAATATGATGGCTTTTATGGAGTAAGAACTCCGCTAAAAACTGTAAAAATGGCGGGTTCTAATCATTTTGCTTACTATTCTGATGTGGCAGAGCAAAACACCAGATTTTCTACAAATCAAAAATATAACACCAATTGGTTTGATGAAATTTCAAGATTAGGAACGTATTCCTCAAATAATTTATCATTATCTGGAGCTTCAGAAAAAATCAATTATTTATTCAGTTTGAATTATTATGATGAAAAAGGAATTTTAAACGGTTTGGATTACAACCGTTTTACTTTTAGAAATAATAATGATTACAAGCTTACCGATAAATTAAAAATAACTCAAACTTTGAGTGCATCTATCTCTAAATCTTCACCAAAACCTTTATCAGCATTCACATCAGCTTACAAACAATCACCATTAGTTCCTGTAAAATACCCGAATGGAAGATGGGGAATGCCAATAATTGGTGCTGATGGACAAGCATCTACAAGTGGAGCTTTATTCAATAATGTGGGAAATCCAGTGGCTCAATTAGAGTATTTTACTGAAGAGCAAAAAAATCTATTGTTGCAAGGAAGCCTCGGACTGGAATACAAAATTTTTGATGAATTGAAATTTACTTCAAGAGTAGGTTTGGAATATAATACTTGGAAAAAATTTGCTTACACACCTTCACGTAATCTATGGTTAGCGGCTGATCCTACAAGAAATGTGGCTAATTATTCTGCTTCAGATCCAATTAATGAATTAGTTACTGCAAGAAGTGATTATTTCAATTGGAATTTTGATAATTTCTTGACTTACAATAAGAAATTTGCTGATATTCATGATGTTGAATTAACTGTCGGTATGTCTGCTCAAGAGTTTGGAAGTAAAGAAGAGTTAGACGTAAAAGGTAGAAATGTTCCTGAGAATTCTAATTACTGGAGTTTAAATCAATCTAGTGCTCTTTCTAATAATGTTGTTACTAATCATAGAATTGGAAATCGTAAAAATTTAATTGGGTATTTCGCTCGATTCCAATACACACTTATGGAAAAATATCTTTTTACAGGTACGATTCGTAGAGATGGTTCTTCACAATTTTCATCTGATAACAAATGGGGTAATTTTCCATCATTTGGTTTAGGGTGGGTTGTATCCAAAGAAGATTTCTTGAAAGACAGTAATGCAATCAATTTCTTAAAACTTCGTGGAGGTTGGGGTAGATTAGGAAATCAAAATGTACCTATTAATCAACAAACGTTTAGTTCAGGTTCAGGATATGCTTATGATTTTGGTGGTTCACTATATTCAGGGACTACTATTGGTTCTTTTATTGACCCTACTTTGGGTTGGGAAATTACAGAAGAAGCATCAGCTGGTTTAGACTTTAAAACGATAGACAATAAATTATCAGGATCATTGGATTGGTACAATAAAAAGACAACGAATGTTATTCTTAATGTTACACCACCTTTGACTGTGGGTACAGGAGCAACTCCAGCGCATGCAGGAGAAATTACAAACAAAGGATATGAAGTTGCCTTGCGCTGGGATGATAATATCAATGATAACCTTAAATATTGGGTTGGAGGTAATTATTCGAATAATAAAAACTTAGTGTCTAATGTGTACAATCCATTAGCAATTAAGCAAACTGGTGGAGGAATAGGTAATGGACAATATACTAAGCAATTGGCAGAAGGACAGCCTATTGGTAGTTTTTACTTGTTTGAAGTAGCGGGTTATGATGCAAATGGTAATTTTACTTACTATGACAAAGATGGCATTGTTACATCTACACCGGCAGAAACAGATCGAAAATTCTTTGGTTCTTCTTTACCAACGTATTATTACGGGGCAAATTTTGGTTTAGAATATAAAAATATTGACTTTTCTGTAGATACATACGGAGTAGGAGGAAACAAAGTGTACAATGGAAAAAAAGCACAACGTTTTGGAAACGAAAACATTGAAGCTGGTATAGCTACCGATTTTTGGACTTCTACAAATATTAATGCAGCAAATCCGGCACCGTTTAATTCTGTTCCAATTTCATCAAACTATTACTTAGAATCAGGAGCTTTCTTTAGAGTGAATAACATCACTTTAGGCTATACTATACCTAAATTGTCAAACTCTGTTAGTTCTCTTAGGTTATATGCAAGTGCTATAAATCCTTTTATATCACAAAAATTTACAGGATATTCTCCAGAATTAAATAATGATGGTGACCCAATGGGAATGCAGGGAATAGAGCTTGATGCTTATCCTACATTGAGTTCATTCATTATTGGTGCTAACATAAAATTTTAA
- a CDS encoding RagB/SusD family nutrient uptake outer membrane protein — protein sequence MKKIFIPITLVTIALFSNSCSNDFIDVAPTESITEADLLTVYNNDDGAKSFVTAIYSKSLDWNMSSFSWNGLSSMTSDDADKGSDPGDSGADKDKCDALTLDATSLSVQDVFEANYQGISRVNIALLYLPKLDKADAALKSRLTGEAKFLRALMYFNLVRCYGGVPIVDHVPVPSSSEDTDMTLTKKSKQEVYAFIQTDLLAAIAALPEKSGYAVSDLGRATKGAAHALLAKVYLYQGNWQGVKDQTSAITGYNLVPNYATIWREAGEDSIESIFEIRGYGGNPSQGIEGYMVSQGARGTSGWGWGFNTPTLGLANSYEAGDVRKDATIVFAGETMWDGRVVSPLVANPRYNEKAYVSNTAETFNGDWETTKNIRVLRYAEVLLMQAEAANESGTGDVTGPLNKVRNRAGLANTTATGQAGLRAAIRAERRHELAFEHDRWFDLVRTGQAKAAMAADGKTFVEGKHELFPLPQKFIIQADGKSLQNPGYN from the coding sequence ATGAAAAAAATATTCATACCCATAACTTTAGTAACTATTGCGCTTTTTTCTAATAGTTGTTCTAATGATTTTATTGATGTTGCTCCAACAGAAAGTATAACTGAAGCAGATTTATTGACAGTTTATAATAATGACGATGGAGCTAAGAGTTTTGTAACCGCTATTTATAGTAAGTCTCTGGACTGGAATATGAGTTCATTCTCTTGGAATGGTTTGTCAAGCATGACTTCTGATGATGCTGACAAAGGATCGGATCCTGGAGATTCAGGAGCAGATAAAGATAAATGTGACGCACTTACTCTAGATGCAACTTCGCTATCTGTACAAGATGTTTTTGAGGCTAATTACCAAGGAATAAGCAGAGTTAATATTGCGCTTTTATATCTTCCAAAATTAGATAAAGCAGATGCTGCTCTAAAATCTAGATTAACTGGTGAAGCTAAATTTCTTCGCGCTTTGATGTATTTCAATTTGGTAAGATGCTATGGTGGTGTACCGATTGTAGATCATGTTCCCGTACCTTCTTCTTCAGAAGATACTGATATGACATTGACTAAAAAATCAAAACAAGAAGTATATGCTTTTATTCAAACAGATTTATTAGCTGCAATAGCTGCGCTTCCTGAAAAATCAGGATATGCTGTTTCTGATTTAGGAAGAGCGACTAAAGGTGCTGCTCATGCTTTACTGGCAAAAGTATATTTGTATCAAGGAAACTGGCAAGGTGTAAAAGACCAAACTTCCGCTATAACGGGATATAATTTAGTGCCTAATTATGCAACAATTTGGAGAGAAGCTGGTGAAGACAGCATAGAATCTATTTTTGAAATTCGTGGATATGGTGGGAATCCTTCTCAAGGTATTGAAGGCTATATGGTATCTCAAGGAGCGAGAGGAACTAGTGGCTGGGGTTGGGGTTTCAATACACCTACTTTAGGGTTGGCTAATTCTTATGAAGCTGGCGATGTCAGAAAAGATGCAACTATTGTTTTTGCAGGTGAAACCATGTGGGACGGAAGAGTAGTTTCTCCGCTTGTGGCTAACCCAAGATACAATGAAAAAGCATATGTAAGTAACACTGCAGAAACTTTCAACGGTGATTGGGAAACCACAAAAAACATCCGAGTTTTACGTTACGCAGAGGTTTTATTGATGCAGGCTGAAGCCGCTAACGAAAGTGGAACCGGTGATGTAACTGGTCCATTGAATAAAGTAAGAAACAGAGCTGGTTTAGCAAATACAACGGCAACAGGACAGGCAGGATTAAGAGCTGCCATTAGAGCCGAAAGAAGACATGAATTGGCTTTTGAGCATGACCGATGGTTTGATCTAGTTAGAACAGGTCAAGCAAAAGCCGCTATGGCTGCCGATGGTAAAACTTTTGTGGAAGGAAAACATGAATTGTTTCCTTTACCTCAAAAATTCATTATTCAGGCTGATGGGAAATCTTTACAAAATCCAGGTTATAATTAG
- a CDS encoding glucoamylase family protein, with translation MIKFSILVLLFTFLGCDSSSSASSGGTVVTPPVVVPPVVKLSDEELIDLVQKQTFAYFWNYAQTNSGMARERYIPQDPSFDQNIVTTGGSGFGLMAIVSAMSRGYITKAQGTERLNKIADFLATADRFHGAWSHWIDGNTGHVIPFGTIDNGGDLVETSFLTAGMITVREYLKNGTTDEKALAQKYDVLWKGVDWQWYTNNQNKLFWHWSPNYAWQMNFPLEGYNECLITYVMASASPSHAIAPIAYHEGWARSGGIVSALTKYNLPLILKHNGAQEFGGPLFWAHYSYLGVDPNQLSDQYANYWDLNSNHVKIDYLYCVANPKSYKGYGPNYWGLTASYSRNTDGSIGYDAHMPSNDKGIISPTAAISSIVYTPVESKALMRNLYENYKTDTWGVAGFYDAHSQQYQWTAQRYLAIDQGPEMVMLENYRSGLLWQLFMNAPEVKQGLISLGFHSGKYAF, from the coding sequence ATGATAAAATTTTCAATTTTAGTTCTGCTTTTTACTTTCCTTGGATGTGACTCTTCTAGTTCCGCTTCAAGCGGTGGTACAGTAGTTACTCCTCCAGTTGTTGTTCCTCCGGTAGTAAAATTATCTGATGAAGAACTAATAGATTTGGTGCAAAAGCAAACCTTCGCTTATTTTTGGAATTATGCTCAAACTAATTCTGGAATGGCAAGAGAACGCTATATTCCTCAAGACCCAAGTTTTGATCAGAATATTGTCACAACAGGTGGCTCTGGTTTTGGTTTAATGGCGATAGTTTCGGCTATGTCCCGAGGGTATATAACAAAAGCACAAGGAACAGAACGATTAAATAAAATAGCTGATTTCCTAGCTACTGCTGATCGTTTTCATGGTGCTTGGTCACATTGGATTGATGGAAACACTGGGCATGTTATTCCTTTTGGAACCATAGATAATGGTGGTGACTTGGTGGAAACTTCATTTTTGACAGCTGGTATGATAACTGTTCGCGAATACCTTAAAAATGGTACAACTGACGAAAAAGCTTTAGCTCAAAAATATGATGTACTTTGGAAAGGAGTCGATTGGCAATGGTATACTAATAATCAGAATAAGTTGTTTTGGCATTGGTCACCTAATTACGCCTGGCAAATGAATTTCCCTCTTGAAGGTTATAACGAGTGTTTGATAACTTATGTTATGGCATCTGCTTCTCCTTCACATGCTATTGCACCAATTGCTTATCATGAAGGTTGGGCCAGAAGTGGCGGAATAGTATCGGCCTTAACAAAATACAATTTGCCTTTGATTTTAAAACACAATGGAGCTCAAGAATTTGGTGGACCATTATTTTGGGCACATTATTCTTATCTTGGTGTAGATCCAAATCAGTTGAGCGATCAATATGCTAACTATTGGGATTTGAATTCGAATCATGTTAAAATTGACTATCTATATTGCGTTGCAAATCCAAAGAGTTATAAAGGATATGGCCCAAATTATTGGGGCTTAACCGCATCGTATTCTAGAAATACAGATGGATCGATCGGTTATGATGCACACATGCCGAGTAATGATAAAGGGATTATTTCTCCAACAGCGGCAATAAGTTCAATTGTTTATACACCGGTAGAATCTAAAGCACTGATGCGAAATTTATATGAAAATTATAAAACAGATACATGGGGCGTGGCAGGATTTTACGACGCTCACAGTCAGCAGTATCAATGGACAGCACAACGCTATTTGGCGATAGACCAAGGACCAGAAATGGTTATGTTAGAAAATTATCGTTCGGGATTATTATGGCAATTGTTCATGAATGCTCCCGAGGTGAAACAAGGTTTAATTAGTCTTGGTTTTCATTCTGGTAAATATGCATTCTAA
- a CDS encoding prolyl oligopeptidase family serine peptidase, translating into MKTEIVEKHELGYVLHMPANTKEKKPLIIFLHGSGEKGTDIEKVKVHGPFKYLKSHALDAYILAPQCPENEYWNEEVLYRLILKIQKENNIDPSRIYLTGLSMGGWGAWNLAFAHPETFAALVPIAGFVDRVPMIEDCKIKNIPTRIFHGLLDDVVNVDYAITIYKKLKTCNANVELTIFDDAGHDSWSKVYDNQEIYDWMFKQTKTDKK; encoded by the coding sequence ATGAAAACCGAAATCGTTGAAAAACACGAATTAGGTTATGTATTACATATGCCTGCAAATACCAAAGAGAAAAAACCACTGATTATTTTTCTTCATGGTTCAGGCGAAAAAGGAACAGATATAGAAAAAGTGAAAGTTCACGGTCCTTTCAAATACTTAAAAAGCCACGCACTCGATGCTTATATTTTAGCGCCACAATGTCCGGAGAATGAATATTGGAATGAAGAAGTATTGTACCGTTTGATATTAAAAATCCAAAAAGAAAATAATATCGATCCCAGTAGAATTTATTTGACGGGTTTAAGTATGGGAGGATGGGGAGCTTGGAATCTTGCTTTTGCACATCCCGAAACTTTTGCTGCATTAGTTCCAATTGCAGGATTTGTAGACAGAGTTCCGATGATAGAAGATTGTAAAATCAAGAATATTCCCACCCGAATTTTTCATGGTCTGTTGGACGATGTTGTCAATGTCGATTATGCGATTACTATTTATAAAAAATTAAAAACCTGTAATGCCAATGTTGAACTAACCATCTTCGATGATGCGGGTCACGATAGCTGGTCTAAAGTATATGACAACCAAGAAATTTACGATTGGATGTTTAAACAAACAAAAACAGATAAAAAATGA